Sequence from the Panicum virgatum strain AP13 chromosome 5N, P.virgatum_v5, whole genome shotgun sequence genome:
ACTTTACATATTAACCTTAGATAGGAAATTCACAACGATGTGTGCTTATTAGTGCTTTCAGAAAAATAGCAGCAGCACCTAGCTTCGGTACCACTGAAATTCATACCTTAATTTTACACGGCCTAGCTAGCTACTTGATCACTAGCTAGTACCACTTTTAGTAGTCGTAGTAGTATTAATAGAGAATCACGGTGATAGTAATGATGATGCATTTTTTCTATAATTATAAGGCTTATATGTCACAAAAACCAATATTCTTTCCCAGGAATGTAACGTAGTTATACACATATAGCTCAAGAAGAGATAGAGTTGCAACAAGCAAGCAACCACAAGCTTAAGACCTGAACCAGCTACAAACAACCTAGAGTGCTTATCACAACGATACTCCATCATGGAGTGGGAGTGCCGTGTTAGCTTAGCTTTCATACCAGGATATCCATGGAAACACCACTCACCTACCAATACCAAGGCATAGAAGAGCACGGGATCAGACACTTTATATGGGAAGGGAGGCATCGTACTCTGCATTTTTAATAGGATCATTGAGCTTTAATTTGATGAAGAAGAGCGTCGGTTTCAGCACTAGTGTACTTCAACTAATCACCAAACGGACGACACGACAGCGACATAATATATATCCCATGTGAAACTTTAGCTAGTATTACATTATAAAAGAGTTATATAACAATAAGTATGTCTCATGCTGGAGCTGGACTGGTGAATAGTTTTTAGCtaggtaccattaccatccaTCAATGAGCAAAGACTAGTAACGTTGAGAGACACGGCTGTTTTGAAAGAAATAGATAGTATTAGGAGTTTGTGGAATTTAAGGCACGAAACTAATGAAAAATGCTCATCTAGCTTTACTCCTTTTTTACATTTGTTTATTTTCTAACATACAGAAACATTGTCGTCTTTCTCCGTCTATATTATTAAACAGACATCGAGATATCGTATACTTTTCTAGCCTCgactcattttttttctctctttacaTTAATTGTATCTCTGTTTGTGCTCAATATGTGTAGTGCCATTGTGTCATCAGCTCATTGTCCATATTTTGGCTTCCCAATTTCAATCTTACATCAATATTGTTGAGAACAATGATTGAGTCTAAACATTGATGGATTATTAATGATTTTAGTGGCTAGTAGCTATTCCAAGTTTATTATCTGTCTAGACGAACATTTATAAACTATGTAGCTAGATATATACGACGTCTGTGCATTAAATTTGACATGATGCCTTCCTTCGCTCCTGTGCATGCCAAATCCGAACGAAGGACGCGAGCAAGCGCATGCATGGAGGGGCTTTGGCGTCTCTGGTCGACCTGGTCGGATCGGCCGCGTTCTTCGCCGGCGGCTCGCCGACGACGGGGGTGTCCCTGGAGATCACCGTCTCGTACCTAAAAGCAGCCCGTGCAAACGTGCGTCGTGAGAATGAACTGAAGATCCACCCATACCTTAATTATCATCGACAGTGCCTCGATTTGTTTAATCCATCAATCATAACTGTTTGCTAACAACAATAATGCATGCCCGGCCCTGtgggtgcaggaggagatcgagATCGACGCGAGGGTCCTGGGCATCGGCGCGACGGCGGGGTGCGTGACGGTGGAGGTCAGGAAGAAGGCCACCGGCGAGGTGATCGCGCACGGCCGCCACACCAAGTACCTCGCCGTCTCCAGCAAACTGTGATGGATGGATCGACGGTCAGGATGCATGGATGGAGCACGCGCGCGAAGCATTAGGTCGCTCGCATACATTATTCCTCGTGTAATACATACTAAGCACACGGTCACGGTCCAGCTACTACTTGTCTATTATCTCCCCAAGTCCCCCATTGCtaagcccttgtttagttgcctttaaaattctaaaattttataagattctccatcacatcgaatctttgaacgcatacatgaagtattaaatgtagctaaacaaaataactaattacatagtttgtctataatttgcgagacaaatcttttaagtctagttAACCTATGATCGGATAATAATttccaaatacaaacgaaagtactaCAGTACTTTACACCCTAAAATTTACgtaactaaacaagacctaagTGTTGAAGCAATCTTCTGTTCCCTCTCCACCTGCTCTGTTTTTTCTACTAATTGAGGCTGAGAGCCGCCGTCGCGTCCACGTCCACAGGTTATATTTTAGTTTCGCACGGGGGTCGGTAGTGCGCCGAATGTCGCACGCGACGACACACGGAAGGTAGGTGTCCTAGTCTGCGCGCGCATCCTGCGTGCTGCTTAATAATTTAAAGAGCAAATTGTATCCATCGTACAACAATTTGGCAGGTGGATACAAATtgatccaacaacttgtaaagttctcaatttagtacaataacttAATAGCTGGGTGCAGATTGATCCAGTAACTTAAAAAATACTTAttttagtgcaataacttggtaaataggtgcattcacagtccaaacattacacgATAATATATTTACTAACGTCAAGtcacaataaagagtatattcatgtCGAAACGTGTTATTTGACAGTAGATTTTTGTGTCACAATGGATACTAATAATTttattctcagaataaattaattatgattttattaaaaataatatattatttaaccaccattacaacaacaacataatattaagcaaagtagatgaacgtcaataattcttaaattttataaatgaaAATTATTGACGGTGATCCGGTTGTTGCTTTTCAActatgtacaatttttttattagttcaaatgcaaacaaattttagaattacaccATTAGCATCACTCAAACACTGAAGTCGATAAGAGAGACACTAAAACCTTAGGTTTCTTCTGCGCTTCTGCACATGTATTCAACAATGCTCATGTTTGTTTATGTtcatttagctcatttttccTTTCATACGAATATATGaggctttaaaaatatatgtaccaAGCTCCTAAAAGGTATCAATAGTTTGTATCAACGTATTGGTTTTTTTAGTTTAACAATGCATATAATCAAACATTCGGAAACAGTGAGGGTGAATTTTCGATATTgaatatcaaattaaatagttttaattaaaattaaatcactatacaaaaataattaatgtaaagACATAACATTAATTTCTAAACGATGAGGGTTTTTATCCTAGCCAAATACATTGCCACGCAGGCGCAACAAAAATCAATGGTCaaataatacttaataatttgtcataatatgaatatactctttattgagaCCTTACGTTAGTTACATTGCCGTGTAATGTTTGGATTGTGAATGCACATATTTACCAAGTTATTA
This genomic interval carries:
- the LOC120676741 gene encoding uncharacterized protein LOC120676741 encodes the protein MAKQLEDHRSEVEVGAMTTEWQLEPGVASKLFDVFTMAGLRVDAIKPGRAMICSFTVPPRLTDASKRMHGGALASLVDLVGSAAFFAGGSPTTGVSLEITVSYLKAARANEEIEIDARVLGIGATAGCVTVEVRKKATGEVIAHGRHTKYLAVSSKL